TTGTTCACCAGCGACTCGCCCGAGAGCAGGCTGGCCGAGCGGCGCTGCTCGGCCGAACCCGCCGTTTGCAGTGCCATCTCCGAGAGGACTTTGCCGCCGATCCTGCCCGCGGTCAGATCGCCCACCGTGACGCCGTTGACCGACGCCAGCACCGCCCGCTCGTTCGCGCTGTAGTTGCCGCCAGCCGCCAGGTACTGCACGACGCTCTGGCTGGTGATGACGCCCGAAGGATCCGACGGATCGGTCGGGTCGACGGGGTCGGTCGGGTCGCTCGTCGTGGTCGGATCGGTCGGATCCACCGTCTTCCCGCCGACGATGCTGCCGATCGTGACTTTGCCCAGCTTGGCCGTTTTCCCCTCGGCTACGCTCACCACGCCGAGCTTGTCCTGAACGTCGGCCAGCGTGATGTCGTTGGCAACGGTGACATCGATGGCCGTGTTCGTGAAGTCGCTGTCTTCCGACACCTGAATCGCCCCCCCAGCGACGCGCCCTCCCACGCGCGACACATGCGAACTGATCTTCGCGCCCGCCTTCGACGTGTACTTCTGCACAGCCAGCTTTTTCGTGCCGAGCTCGATCCGACCGGCGTTGTCGATGTGCTTCACGCCGTCGACATCGGACGCCAGCCTGACTGCGCCCTTGTCCGTCACCGTCACGGTGCCCGAACCCAGTGCATTCGCATGCGCGGCCGTCACACTGCCACGCTCGACTCGCAGGCTGTCCACGCCACGCTGGTCGCCGCCCAGCGTCAGGTCGCCCGTACCGACCTTGACCACGTTCGCGCCCGTTAGCGCAGCAGATTGTTCGGTCGACCTGGTTGCGCGGCGCAGCGTGCTCGACCGGTCGCCGGTACTCGCCTCCTCGCGCACGATCTCGCCGTCGAAGCGGTCATCTTCGTTGCGCTCGCCCAGCACGAGTTTCGTCTGCCCCGTGACGACCTTGCCAACGCCGCTCAACGAGCCGAGGGAGAGCGTTTTATCGGACTCGCCTGCCGAAGCCGTCGCCTCGATATCCGAGACGTTCAACTTGCCGCCCAGCATTTCGATTCTGGCGTCGCGCGCTTGCGTATTGCCCCGCAGGGTAACGACGCCGACATTGGCCAATCCGAGTTGTTGCAGGTCCGAATCGAGCACGTCGACATGCGCGTCGACGCCGTTGATCAACGTCGCCGATCCGCCCATCGTCCGTTCCAGATGCGTCGTGCCCAGATTGACGAGTTCGGCGCGTTGAAGATCGGCGTTGCGGAACGTTACAAGCGCGCCCGACTGATTAACGATATCGGCGCGACCGGCCTTCGCCCCCGACTCAAACGTCAGCGTCCCGTCGTTCTGGAGGCTCGCGACGGCGGCAGTCGCCGAATGGAACGTGGCGCTCGCCCCCTGTCCAATCTCGATGTCACTGACGCCGGCGTTGGCACCCTCGGCGAAGTGCAGGCTTCCGCCCTTTTTCAGGATGATCGTTGCCGTGCCCGCGCCCGTATGTTTGCCGAACTCGATGGTTCCGCCCTCAGGCGATCCCTTTTCGCTGCGTCCGGCCCACAGCGTCACGTCCTTCGCGTCCGACGACACGCCGATGCCCCCGTCGGCAAAGTGCAGTGTGCCGCCCTTCCCCACCGTGACGCCGAGTCGTCCCTCACCCCCAATCTCCCCGTGGATATTCAGCGTACCGCCGTCGACGCGCACGTCGTGGTCTGCAGACCGGCGCGCCTGGAGCGTGCCCACGTCGCGCACGCCGCCCGTTCCTGTGATTGCATCCGATTCCTCTCCCGAGCGACGCGTGAATTCAAGCGTGCTGTCCTTGCCTAGCACGTTGTGGGCATCGGTCGTCGCATCCGCCCCCATGAAATTCGTCAGATGTTTGTCGCTCCACGTCAGCGCGCCTCCATGCGTCGCTACGTTCGACGCGGTTGCACGGAGCTGACGGGTGTTGGCGAGTCCGCTGAGCTCGGCCTCGGACGTCACCCCTTGCACGCGGTCTCGCTTCATCGCCAGCAGACGCGCCTCGCGCTTGAGCGCCTCGAACGCCTGTTCACTGTCGGCGAGAAAACCCGCATGCTTTGCGACTTCCGTTTCCAGCGCCTTTTGCGCACGGTCGACGACGTCTTGCCGCCCCTCCCCCGCTGCGGCAGCGGCTTCATCGAGCTTTTGCTTCAGCGCCGACAGTGCGCGCTTTTGCTCGCGCCCTGCATCGGTAAGCAACGCGTCTTCGATCTTTAAATCGTCGGCAATGGAAGACGCCAGATGCCTAAAAGATTTCTCTCTATCCTCATTCCCCACAGCGTCGGCGATAACCGTCTTCACCCAAGCCAATTGAATATCGATCTTATCGGCAAAAACCGACGTCACTCTCGCCTTATCGATGTCATTTCTTAGATCGCCGATTGCATTCGCAATTTCCGAAATCCGGCTATTGCGACTGACCTCCCATTTTTCAAGCGGCTGCGGCACCGCTTGTGCGTGAACGTAGGCGGGCAATACCGCGGCTACCACGGCCGCAGCTGCCATACGTATCTTCGTCTGACGCAGGACATTCGACTTCGGATGATTCTTTTGCATTCGATAAATCTCTTATTTTCAATTCACATCAAATAGCGAATTAACTCGCTATCGCCAAAACGGCGACACACCTGCCACCATCGAGGTTGTGAATTCTAGAGACGAACTATCGAAATCCTGTCAGTTCAGATAATTTTTAGTACTTACCCCATAATTCAATCAGAATTTTCATTTGGGCTTATTCTTATAATATTGATTTAACGATTTTCCGAATCATCCCAAAATAATGTTTATTGCGTTTCTTATTTCCCCAAAAGCTTCGATGCATGCGACACGCGCGCAACGGCGTGACAGCGCCTTTCAGCCGCGTCCCATGTGTGAATTTCGGGTGAGTCCGCACCGAGATTGCCCGTCATCCACGTGGGAGGATGCCCCGCGGATGCCCATAAAAAAACCCGTCGCGCCCTTTCAGGCACGACGGGTTTTTCGTCATTCATTCGACCGGCGGGACATTCCCCACCTAAGTCTGTCCGGCAGTCTTCAACGCGGGCAGCGTACGCCGCCCGTGTTCAGGCCACCGGCTTGCGCTTGGGCTTGACGTCCGGGCTGTCGATTTCCTCAAGGACATCGCGGAATTCCGCGATGTCTTCGAAGCTTCGATAAACCGACGCGAAGCGAATGTACGCAATCTTGTCCAACCGCTTCAACTCGCGCATCACCAGTTCGCCGATGCGCTGGCTGATCACTTCACGCTCCGCACCGGCCAGCAATTTGTACTCGATGCGTGCGATTGCGGCATCCATCGCTTCGGCACTGACGGGGCGCTTGCGAATCGCCAACTGCATACTGGCGCGCACTTTCGCGCGGTCGTACTCGGCGCGGCTGCCGTCTTTCTTGACGACGACCGGCATGGCGCGTTCGACACGCTCGTAAGTCGTGAAGCGCTTGTCGCACGACGGGCATTTCCGACGCCGCCGGATGGCGGCGCCGTCTTCCGCTTCACGCGAGTCGATGACTTGCGTGTCGTCGTGCCGGCAGAACGGGCAGCGCATGCGTGCGACGCCGTGGCTTAGCCGTAGACCGGGAAACGCTTGGTCAACTCAGCCACTTGTGCACGCACGCGGGCCAGGTTTTCAGCGTCTTCCGGGTTGTCCAGCACGTCGGCGATCAGGTTGCCGACCAGCTCGGCTTCGGCTTCCTTGAAACCGCGCGTGGTCATGGCCGGCGAGCCCAGACGGACACCGCTGGTCACGAACGGCTTTTCCGGATCGTTCGGAATGGCGTTCTTGTTGACGGTGATGTGCGCTTCGCCCAGCGCGGCTTCGGCAGCCTTACCGGTGATGTTCTTGGCGCGCAGGTCGACCAGCATCACGTGCGATTCGGTACGGCCCGACACGATACGCAGACCGCGCTTGACCAGCGTCTCGGCCATCACGCGCGCGTTCTTCGCGACTTGCTGTTGGTATTCCTTGAATTCCGGCGATGCGGCTTCCTTGAACGCGACGGCCTTACCGGCGATCACGTGCATGAGCGGACCACCCTGAATGCCCGGGAAGATGGCCGAGTTGATCGGCTTCTCGAACTCCGCCTTCATCAGGATCACGCCGCCGCGCGGGCCGCGCAGGCTCTTGTGCGTGGTCGTGGTGACGAAGTCGGCGTGCGGCACCGGGTTCGGGTACACACCTGCGGCGATCAGACCCGCGTAGTGCGCCATGTCGACCATGAAATAGGCGCCGACCGACTTCGCGATCTTAGCCATGCGTTCGAAATCGATCTTCAGGGCAAAGGCCGAGGCGCCTGCCACGATCATCTTCGGCTTGTGTTGTTGCGCCAGCTTCTCGGCAGCGTCGTAATCGATGTCTTCGGCTTCGTTCAGGCCGTAGCTCACGACGTTGAACCACTTGCCCGACATGTTGACCGGCGAACCGTGCGTGAGGTGACCGCCGTGCGCGAGGCTCATGCCCATGATCGTGTCGCCCGGCTTGAGCATGGCGAAGTACACGCCCTGGTTAGCCTGCGAGCCCGAGTTCGGCTGCACGTTGGCGGCTTCTGCGCCGAACAGCGCCTTCACGCGGTCGATCGCCAGTTGTTCGACGACGTCGACATACTCGCAACCGCCGTAATAGCGCTTGCCCGGATAACCTTCCGCATACTTGTTGGTCAGTTGCGAACCCTGCGCTTCCATCACGGCCGGGCTGGTGTAGTTTTCCGACGCGATCAGTTCGATGTGATCTTCCTGACGCTGGTTTTCTTTCTGAATCGCGGCCCAGACGTCGGGATCGACGGAGGCAACGGTAGATTTCGATTTGTCGAACATGGCGGTTCCGTTGAGTTGAACAGATTTTCCGGGAGGGGGATGCTGCGGCGCGCCTTCCTTTGTGCTTCGGAAGACGATAGACAGGGCAGCACCAACCATCACGGCTGCCCAGGCGAACGGCAAATAAGACCCCGGCGCTTCCCGGTGGGTTGCTCCACCTCGGGCACACAAGGGTGTGGGCCCTAATCGCCAGTCACGCGGGGTTTGTGGCGTCGATAGTTTATGCGAGCTTGGGACGTTAGGCAACTGACCCGCCAACGCGCACCACCACCTTGCCGAACGCCCCGCGACGCAAGTGAGACAGCGCCTGTGCGGCGTCGGCAAAGTCGTAGACGGCATCCACCACCGGCGTGATGCCGTGGCGGTCGATCGTCGCACTTAGCGCCTCCAGCCCCTGCCGGTGCCCCACCCCGATGCCCTGCACGTGCGCGCGCTTGAGCAGCATCGGATAGACCGGGATTTGCAGGAAATCCCCGCCCAGCGTGCCGATCACCGAGACTTTGCCGTTGGGCGCGAGCGCCGCCATCGTCTCGCGCATGTCGCCACCGGCCAGTTCCAGCACCTGTTCGACGCCCCGCCCTTCGGTGAGTCGACGGACTCCGTCCGCCCAACCTTCCCGGCGTTGGACACCGTACGTCACCCCCAGCGCTGCCGCGCGGGCCAGCTTTTCCTCGCTGCCGCTCACGACGACGGCCTTTGCTCCGTGCGCAAGCGCCAGTTGCGCGCCAAACAGTGCCACACCGCCGGTGCCGATGGACAGCACCGTCTCGCCGGGCGCAAGCTTGCGCCCGGTCGCGAACAGCGCGAACCAGGCGGTAAGCCCCGCACACGTCAGCGTCGATGCGGCCACATCGTCCAGCGTGGACGGCGCACGCACCAGCGCCGCCTCGTCGAATACGGCGTACTCCCGAAGCACACCCTGCAAGGTGCCGCCGAAGATCTGCAAACCGGCCGGCGCCAGTTCCCCCTCGTGCCAGCGATCCCAGAACGTGTTGATGACGCGCTCGCCCACGCTCACGCGCGTTACACCCTCGCCTACGGTCACCACTTCACCCGCCATGTCCGAGCCGGGCACGAACGGGAACGTCACCGGCAATCCCATGCCGGTGTCGATCATGAGGGCGTCGCGATAATTGAGCGACACTGCGCTCACTTTCACGAGCACTTCACCCGGCCCGGGTGTCGGGACTTCAACGCTCGCCAATTTGAGCGAGGCTTCGCCTAGCGTCGTCATTTGCCATTGCTGCATCGTTGTCATTGCCAATTTCCTCGTCGACGTTTTCAAAACGGATATCCCGACAGGCCGGGTGGACAAGGATCAGCTTATTGGAGAATACTTCGCGGCAGTGATGGCAATTTCTCTACTGATTGGCGACTTATGAGAACCAATGAGACTTACACGCCCGACCGCCTTTCGGGCATCTCGGCGTTCGTCGCGGCGGTCGACGCCGGGAGCTTTGCGGGCGCGGCCGAACGGTTGCATCTCACCCGCTCGGCGGTCGCCAAACGCATCGGCCGACTGGAGGCGCGGCTGGGCGTACGCCTGTTCCACCGCACCACCCGCAGCCAGCACCTCACCGGCGAAGGGCAAACGTTTTATCAGCGTTGCACGAAGGTGCTGACGGAATTGTCCGAGGCGGAGGACGAACTGAGCGCCGGGTCGCAGACGCCGATGGGCAAGCTGCGCGTGACGATGCCGGTGCACATCGGACGCCAGTGCATCGCGCCGGTCTTGCTGGCGCTGGCGAAGGCGCATCCGCAGTTGCGTCTCGAGATGGCGTTCAGCGACAGCCGTATCGATCTGGTGGAGGAAGGCTACGATCTGGCCGTGCGCAGCGGACGGCTCGACGATACGCCCGGACTCAAGGCGCGCGCCCTTGGCGAGCAAACGATGATGCTATGCGCGTCCCCTGCCTATCTGGCGGCGTACGGCACACCGCAGACGGTTGACGATCTCGCCGCACACGAATGT
The Pandoraea oxalativorans genome window above contains:
- a CDS encoding autotransporter outer membrane beta-barrel domain-containing protein; translation: MLTDAGREQKRALSALKQKLDEAAAAAGEGRQDVVDRAQKALETEVAKHAGFLADSEQAFEALKREARLLAMKRDRVQGVTSEAELSGLANTRQLRATASNVATHGGALTWSDKHLTNFMGADATTDAHNVLGKDSTLEFTRRSGEESDAITGTGGVRDVGTLQARRSADHDVRVDGGTLNIHGEIGGEGRLGVTVGKGGTLHFADGGIGVSSDAKDVTLWAGRSEKGSPEGGTIEFGKHTGAGTATIILKKGGSLHFAEGANAGVSDIEIGQGASATFHSATAAVASLQNDGTLTFESGAKAGRADIVNQSGALVTFRNADLQRAELVNLGTTHLERTMGGSATLINGVDAHVDVLDSDLQQLGLANVGVVTLRGNTQARDARIEMLGGKLNVSDIEATASAGESDKTLSLGSLSGVGKVVTGQTKLVLGERNEDDRFDGEIVREEASTGDRSSTLRRATRSTEQSAALTGANVVKVGTGDLTLGGDQRGVDSLRVERGSVTAAHANALGSGTVTVTDKGAVRLASDVDGVKHIDNAGRIELGTKKLAVQKYTSKAGAKISSHVSRVGGRVAGGAIQVSEDSDFTNTAIDVTVANDITLADVQDKLGVVSVAEGKTAKLGKVTIGSIVGGKTVDPTDPTTTSDPTDPVDPTDPSDPSGVITSQSVVQYLAAGGNYSANERAVLASVNGVTVGDLTAGRIGGKVLSEMALQTAGSAEQRRSASLLSGESLVNNALAAQGATTAFQRGMQSRMLAGGAMFDDKTANGSNADRHGIAGWASFSGGNASQRGDALSFDVRGIDGAIGVDKRIGSSTVVGASVGMGNRNSKAKGMPGESKINSVSIGFYGSYLNDANVFVGGGVSYTNHSVTTDRTVAARNASARLSGKTSGNTLGAFGEIGKRIDVVGFNVDPSIGLRVASTRLNAFDETNRDGAGSNDGLKVGAQSQTSARSVLGVRFSRDVIDFDGGKLTPMLRLAYEHEFGNTQTSLTNSLYGAPRAFNVKGAKLGRDIFTADLGVDLQVKKRFNVHVGGNVSVRHGERALGGGISAKYRF
- the nrdR gene encoding transcriptional regulator NrdR, with amino-acid sequence MRCPFCRHDDTQVIDSREAEDGAAIRRRRKCPSCDKRFTTYERVERAMPVVVKKDGSRAEYDRAKVRASMQLAIRKRPVSAEAMDAAIARIEYKLLAGAEREVISQRIGELVMRELKRLDKIAYIRFASVYRSFEDIAEFRDVLEEIDSPDVKPKRKPVA
- the glyA gene encoding serine hydroxymethyltransferase; this encodes MFDKSKSTVASVDPDVWAAIQKENQRQEDHIELIASENYTSPAVMEAQGSQLTNKYAEGYPGKRYYGGCEYVDVVEQLAIDRVKALFGAEAANVQPNSGSQANQGVYFAMLKPGDTIMGMSLAHGGHLTHGSPVNMSGKWFNVVSYGLNEAEDIDYDAAEKLAQQHKPKMIVAGASAFALKIDFERMAKIAKSVGAYFMVDMAHYAGLIAAGVYPNPVPHADFVTTTTHKSLRGPRGGVILMKAEFEKPINSAIFPGIQGGPLMHVIAGKAVAFKEAASPEFKEYQQQVAKNARVMAETLVKRGLRIVSGRTESHVMLVDLRAKNITGKAAEAALGEAHITVNKNAIPNDPEKPFVTSGVRLGSPAMTTRGFKEAEAELVGNLIADVLDNPEDAENLARVRAQVAELTKRFPVYG
- a CDS encoding zinc-dependent alcohol dehydrogenase family protein translates to MQQWQMTTLGEASLKLASVEVPTPGPGEVLVKVSAVSLNYRDALMIDTGMGLPVTFPFVPGSDMAGEVVTVGEGVTRVSVGERVINTFWDRWHEGELAPAGLQIFGGTLQGVLREYAVFDEAALVRAPSTLDDVAASTLTCAGLTAWFALFATGRKLAPGETVLSIGTGGVALFGAQLALAHGAKAVVVSGSEEKLARAAALGVTYGVQRREGWADGVRRLTEGRGVEQVLELAGGDMRETMAALAPNGKVSVIGTLGGDFLQIPVYPMLLKRAHVQGIGVGHRQGLEALSATIDRHGITPVVDAVYDFADAAQALSHLRRGAFGKVVVRVGGSVA
- a CDS encoding LysR family transcriptional regulator, which translates into the protein MRTNETYTPDRLSGISAFVAAVDAGSFAGAAERLHLTRSAVAKRIGRLEARLGVRLFHRTTRSQHLTGEGQTFYQRCTKVLTELSEAEDELSAGSQTPMGKLRVTMPVHIGRQCIAPVLLALAKAHPQLRLEMAFSDSRIDLVEEGYDLAVRSGRLDDTPGLKARALGEQTMMLCASPAYLAAYGTPQTVDDLAAHECLMYGRAGNLYRWPTPMMPADGPHRLPRFILDDLIALVDAAEQGLGIACMPHWVIMRAIADGTLVRLLPQIRTPGTPLHLVWPDTRHPSPKLRAAIDTLVSAAPALLGMPPTA